AGCTTGAAGGTGCCGTCCTCGCGGACCGCCTGCGCCCAGGGAATGTTGGCCGCGCCCGGGATATGCCCACCGCGTTGCGCCCCTTCCTGCGGAAGATTCTCCGGCGCCAGCAGCTCGCCGCTGTATTCCTTCGGGGAGCGGACGTCGACCAGCGCCACGCCGGCCTTGCCCAGGTCGCCCAGGACCTCGTCGCGAAGTGCCCGGATGGATCTGTCCGGCTGGCCCGCGGTGTAGCTGGCCGGCTTGATGATCGGAGCGTCGGTGGAAAGCTCGCGCCCCTCGTCCTGCCATTTCTTCCGGCCGCCATTCATCAGCCGGGCGTCCTTGTGGCCGTAGTACTTGAGATTCCAGACGAACCAGGCAGCAAACCAGTTGTTGTTGTCGCCGTAAACGACGATGGTGTCCTCGTTGCTGATGCCCTTGGACGAGAGCAGCTTCTCGAGCTCCGCCTTAGGCAGCATGTCGCGGATCGGCCGCGCCTGCAGATCCTTGCGCCAGTCGAGCCCGATCGCACCCTTGACGTGACCGCCGTCGTACGCCGAGGTATCGACGTCGACCTCGACAAGCTTGACCTTCGGGTCGTTCGCGTGCTCGGCGACCCATGCCGTATCGACCAGTACCTCGGGATGCGCATACTCAGTTTCCTTGAGCTCGGTCGCAGACTTCGCCATATTGCCTCTCCTCTTAAAGTTGACTTACTGGATTCACAAACTCAACAATTCCGGTCCACCAGTGTACCGGCGCAGGCTCGTGAAGGTCAACTCGTTATTCGCCCCAGTCGAGATGAGCCAGGCAGCCCAATACGCGCCGGCCGGTCCGGACCAGCCTGCAGCCCGACCGCGCCGCACCCGCCTCTTCCTGTTGCCGGTCGGCATCGCCCTGCTCCTGGTGGCTATCCCGTGCGTGACCTACGCGTTCGCCAATAACCAGCTCTCCCAGGCCCAGACCTCGGAAGCACATGGCGCCTATAGCCAGGCCCTGAGCCAATTCGGGACGGCGCAGTCGGTGGCCGGCAACCCGGTCTCGCGCCTCCTGCTGGGCGACCTCGCGGACCGGGCGAGGTCCGGCACCGCCGAAACGCACTTCGTCTGGGGCGTCCAGCTCACGCAGCAGGGCAAGTTCGCCGACAGCGAGACGCAGCTTCGAGCGGCCATCAAGAGCGGAATCGCCGACTGGGCCGTCCGCGGCAACGCTGCGCTCGCCGACCTTTACCACGCTTGGGGTCAGTCCCTGGTGGCGAGCGACCAGTTCCAAGCCGGAATCGACAAGTACCGCCAGGTCGCCGCCGTCGATCCCACCGGGAATCTGACGGCCTCGACGAATGCCGGGCTGGCGGCCGCCTATGCCGGCTTCGCGAAGTGGTACCTGCAGCAGCAGCCGATCGATTACCCGAGTGCACTGATGTGGTACGAGAACCTCCTCAAGGAATTCCCCGACAGCCCGGACGCCAAGCTGGCGCAGGCCTCGTCGCTGCCCCAGACCTTGTACAACGCGGGCATCGCCTTCGTGGGGCAAATGCGATTCCAGCAGGCGCGCGACGCCATGACCGAGCTGGTCCAGACGTATCCTGCAAGCACCTGGGCGGCGCAGGGGAACGCCGCCCTGCTGGCGAACCAGCCGCTCACCGGCCTGCTGATCGTGAGCGACCAGAACCCAACGCCGGTGGCCAACCGCCTGGTGCGGATCGCCAGCCACTGGAAGATCGTGAAGGCGCACACCTACGACGACTCGGGCGGCCACATCTACCAGACGACCACCGACGCCAAGGGCAACTTCTCCATTCCTGGAGGCATCCCACCCGGCCCGAAGTACCTGATCACCTGGTGGGACCCGACCCGGAGTACCTTCGTCACCACCTTCCTGAACGACAGCCTCCCGGTGAACCTGGTCACCGTCAATCCGTTGGAACCGGCCCACACGACCGTCGCCACTTCATAAAGAATCCCCCGCAGGGGAAGGGTCGGGATACGAATCCCTCCCCCTATGGGGGAGGGCAGGGTGGGGGCGGTAAGCCCCACATATAATCGGAACGCACGCCGACGTAGCTCAGCTGGCAGAGCAGCTGTTTTGTAAACAGCGGGTCGTCGGTTCGAATCCGACCGTCGGCTGACCCTTTCCGGCTTCAAATGGGCCCGGTCAAGCGCTCACGACCCGATCCGTTATTCCGGCTTGTAGAAGCCAGAGCGCGGCTGGGTT
This genomic window from Candidatus Dormiibacterota bacterium contains:
- a CDS encoding sulfurtransferase; this translates as MAKSATELKETEYAHPEVLVDTAWVAEHANDPKVKLVEVDVDTSAYDGGHVKGAIGLDWRKDLQARPIRDMLPKAELEKLLSSKGISNEDTIVVYGDNNNWFAAWFVWNLKYYGHKDARLMNGGRKKWQDEGRELSTDAPIIKPASYTAGQPDRSIRALRDEVLGDLGKAGVALVDVRSPKEYSGELLAPENLPQEGAQRGGHIPGAANIPWAQAVREDGTFKLASELKELYEAKGVTADKAVIAYCRIGERSSHTWFVLHYLLGYPNVRNYDGSWTEWGSLIGAPIER